The Candidatus Poribacteria bacterium DNA window GTATTGCTGTAGGAAGGGGATCCCGCACATGGCCTACGCCGCCAGGTTCGCCGCCAAGGAGGCCTTCTTTAAAGCCCTGGGAACCGGATGGAGTAACTCGATGAGCTGGAAGGAAATCGAGATCATAAACACTCCCGATGGTAAACCCGAGATAAGCCTCTCAGGCGTGGCGGCGAAAGTGGCGGGGGAAAAAGGCATTAAGGAGATTCATCTTTCCATCTCGCACGATCACGATCATGCGATCGCGGTCGTCATGGTAGAGGGATGATAATGCGAAATCCGAGCCTCGTTTTCCTTCTTTCCCTCTTGATCCTTTCCGGGGCGGTTCAGGCAAAGGAATATGCCGGATATACCATTGAGGATGGCGGCCTGGCGGATGGGCCTTTGATCACACCGCTGAGGGGGAAGGTTCTTCGTTTGCT harbors:
- a CDS encoding holo-ACP synthase produces the protein MILGVGVDLVEINRIKAAFDRWGDRFRRRIFTRREIEYCCRKGIPHMAYAARFAAKEAFFKALGTGWSNSMSWKEIEIINTPDGKPEISLSGVAAKVAGEKGIKEIHLSISHDHDHAIAVVMVEG